A segment of the Verrucomicrobiota bacterium genome:
CGGGCGGCGCGTGGCTCGACACGCCTTCGTTCGCCGGTCACATCGCAGGTTTCAAGGTCACGGCCGTGGACACCGTGGGAGCGGGCGACACGTTCATCGGAGCCTTCGTCGTGAAACTGGTTGAGGGCGCGACGCCGCGGGAGGCGGCGCGATTCGGTTGCGCCGCAGCCGCCATCGCAGTCACCCGGCGCGGCGCGCAGGCGAGCATCCCGGCGCGGGCGGAAGTCGAACACTGGCTGAAATCGCGCGCGAACTGACCGCGAAGTTCCGGGCGACTTCGGCAGACTTCACGGCGTGGGGAACACGTAATCACCGCGCGCGATGGCTTGATAGACCTTGCGCGCGGTCGCGAAGTGCGAGCCCACGTGTTCCGCGCCGCCGGGCGCCCTGCGGCGGACGCGCAGGCTTGCCGTCAGCCGCCGCGATGATTTGAAGTTCGCCTGCGGTGAAGTTGCCCGCGTTCACGAACGCGATGCGCTGCGTATCCGGCGACCACGCGGGCTCGACATCCCAACCCGGCGCGGTCGTCAGCCGCGTGAGCACGCCACCCTCCGCGGGCAGCGTGCAAATCGCGCCTTGATACGACACGGCGATGCGCGAGCCATCGGGCGCGACGCGCGGATGAATGGGGCCGAAGGCGCGCTTCGATGGCGCGGACAACGCCGCCTCTGCCGCCGGCAGCACCGTGGCGTTTGTCGCAAGCAGGGCGATGGCGAGCACGAGGGCGGTCCGGGAATTCATGTCCCCTTTGAGCACCCGCGCGTCGCGCGCGTCAAGGAATCGCGTCCGCTCTTTTGCCTTCCGCCACGTCGGACCCCTGATAGATTCCGCGAGGCAACAGAACAACCAACCCTTCAACCTCATGATCACCCGCCGCACCGCACTGAAGACCGCCTCCGCCGCCACGGCCGCGCTCGCCGCCGCCGCCACTTTCACCGACGCGCTCGCGCAGGCGCCCGCGCCCACCGGCCCATTCACGCTCGCGCCGCTGCCTTACGCGAATGACGCGCTCGAGCCGCACATTGACGCGGCCACGATGGGCATCCACCACGGCCGGCATCACGCCGCTTACGTCGCCGGGTTAAACCGCGCCGTCGCCGGCACCGACCTCGCGAAGAAATCCGTCGAGGACATTGTGCGGGGGCTTGCCACCGCGCCGGAGAACATCCGCACCGCGCTCCGCAACCACGGCGGCGGCCACCTCAATCACACGCTCTTCTGGCGGATGATGAAGAAGGGCGGCGGCGGCCAGCCCAAGGGAGCGCTCGCGTCGGCGATGGAGAAGAAGTTCGGCGGATTCGACAAGTTCAGAGAGGCGTTCACCGCGTCGGCGATGGGGCAGTTCGGCAGCGGCTGGGCATGGCTCTCAGTGGACGACAAGAAAGAATTGCGCATCGAGGCGACGGCGAATCAGGACTCGCCGCTCACGGCCGGCCGCATGCCGCTGCTCGGGGTGGACGTGTGGGAGCATGCCTACTACCTCAAGTATCAGAACAAGCGCGCCGACTACGTCGCGGCGTTCTTCAACGTCATCGACTGGGACTTCGTGGCGGAGCGTTTCGGGAAATAGGCTCGATCGGTAGCGAGCCAGTCCGGTCACACGAGCGAGGCCGACATCCCGCAGGCGGTCCTGCGCCCGAACTGCCGGGCGCGCAGTGTCATGAGATCGGAACGCGCGTGGGCTGTGTGGATCGCGCGTGGCGTTGCCCTGTGCGCGTCCGCTTTCTTTCGCCCGCGACCTTCCTGTTACGGTGTGCCCGCGCCCGGCATGGACCGGGCAACTTTACGCGTCGCTCCGGCAGGCGCTGGCTCGCCACGAGGTTCCGGCGGGGCGGCCGTAGCTCGACATTGGAATGTCGTGCCACGGTGAGCCGCCTTGTGCTGCTGCCGGGAGTTCCCTACGCTCGCGCCATCAATGAATGACCTGCTTCACATTTTTTGTCGCAACACGTGCGGCTTGCTGCTCACGGGCGTGCTGTGTCTCAGCGGAGCTTCGCCCGCGCTTTCCCAGCAAGCCGCCCCGCTGCCCGGCACACAGCCGCTCACGTTGCAGGGCGACCTCTCGGCGCAGATGGTCGCGGGCATCGACGCCTTCCTGCTGAGCGAGACGGAGAAGGCCGTCGCCGCGCGCACGAACTTCTGGAAGCGAGACGCTTCCTCGCGCGAGGCCTACGAAAAATCCGTCGCACCGAATCGCGAGCGATTTCGCGAATACATCGGCGCCGTGGACAAGCGGCTGCCCATCACCGCGCTCGAATACGTCAGCAGCACCGCGAGCCCGGCGAAGGTCGCCGAGACGGACACGTTCACCGCATTCGCCGTGCGGTGGCCGGTGTTCGAGGGCGTGTTCGCCGAGGGCCTGCTGCTTGAGCCCAAGGGCCCGCGGATCGCGCGCATCGTGGCGCTGCCGGACGCCGACCAGACGCCGGAACAGGTCACCGGGCTCGCGCCGGGCGTGCCGGCCGAGTCGCAATTCGCCCGCCGGCTCGCCGAAAACGGCTGCCAGGTGCTCGTGATGACGCTCGTGGACCGCAAGGACACGCACGCGGGCAGCGCGGCGCTGAACCGCTTCACGAACCAGCCGCATCGCGAGTGGATTTACCGGCAGGCATTCGAGCTTGGCCGGCACGTCATCGGCTACGAGGTGCAGAAAGTGATGGCGGCAGTGGATTGGTTCGCCGGGGAGGAGTCCAAAGTCCGGGGTCAAAAGTCCAAGGTCGGCGTCGCAGGCTACGGAGAGGGTGGCTTGATCGCGTTCTACTCGGCCGCGCTCGACACGCGCATTGATGCGGCGCACGTGAGCGGCTACTTCGAATCGCGCCAGGGGCTGTGGCAGGAGCCCATTTATCGAAACGTGTGGCGTCTGTTGCGCGAATTTGGCGATGCGGAGATCGCGAGCCTCATCGCGCCGCGTCCACTCGTGGTTGAATACAGCGCGCCGCCCAAGATTGACGGTCCGCCCGCGCCGAAGGCGGGGCGCAACGCGGGCGCGGCGCCGGGGAAGGTTGCAACGCCGGAATTCGCCTCCGTGGAGGCGGAAGTGTCGCGCGCGCGGAAGGTGACCAATGCGGTCGTGCGACTCATGCCGGGTCGCTCCTACACTCCGATTCAGCCAATGCACGAGACGACGATCGGCCAGTTCCTGAGCGATCTTGGCGTGAACCGCGCCGCGGCGAAAATCGCGGCGACTTTGCCGACGGATCTTCGCCCGAATTTCAGCCCGGACGAGCGCCAGGAACGCACGGTCAGGCAGCTCGAAGCCCACACGCAGCGGCTGCTCGCGCTCTGCGAGAAGACCCGCACCGCGTATCTGTGGAGCAAGGTCAAGCCAACCACGCCGGACGCGTGGGCGGCCGCGATGAAGGAATATCAGCGCCGGATGTGGGACGACGCGATCGGCCGCCTGCCCGTGGCGAACGTGCCGGTGAACGCGCGCTCGCGTCCTGCTTACGACAGCCCGACGTGGACGGGCCACGAGGTGACGCTCGGAGTGTGGCCCGGAGTTTACGCGTGGGGCGTGCTGCTGGTGCCGAAGGATCTGAAGCCGGGCGAGCGGCGCCCGGTCATCGTGACGCAGCACGGGCTCGAAGGGGTTCCGCACGACACGATCACGGACGACCCGAAGCATCCGGGCTTCGCGTCCTACAAGGCGTTCTCCGCGAAGCTCGCGGAGCGCGGCTTCGTGGTGTTCGCGCCGCACAACCCGTATCGCGGGCGCGACGCCTTCCGCACGCTTCAGCGCAAGGCCAACCCGCTCGGCGCGTCGCTCTTCTCGGTCATCCTCGCGCAGCACGAGCGCATCCTCGACTGGCTCGGCAGCCAGCCGTTCGTGGACCCGCAGCGCATCGGCTTTTACGGGCTGAGTTACGGCGGCAAGACGGCGATGCG
Coding sequences within it:
- a CDS encoding superoxide dismutase, whose translation is MITRRTALKTASAATAALAAAATFTDALAQAPAPTGPFTLAPLPYANDALEPHIDAATMGIHHGRHHAAYVAGLNRAVAGTDLAKKSVEDIVRGLATAPENIRTALRNHGGGHLNHTLFWRMMKKGGGGQPKGALASAMEKKFGGFDKFREAFTASAMGQFGSGWAWLSVDDKKELRIEATANQDSPLTAGRMPLLGVDVWEHAYYLKYQNKRADYVAAFFNVIDWDFVAERFGK
- a CDS encoding ribokinase (catalyzes the formation of D-ribose 5-phosphate from ribose) translates to GGAWLDTPSFAGHIAGFKVTAVDTVGAGDTFIGAFVVKLVEGATPREAARFGCAAAAIAVTRRGAQASIPARAEVEHWLKSRAN